Within the Chloroflexota bacterium genome, the region GCCCGCCCACAGGACATGGCCGGCGTACGAGCGCAAATGGCGACGCCGGAGGTGCAGGCGATCCTGCCCGGCGATTTCGACAGCACCCAGTACGGGTTCCGTCCCACCGAGGCGCAGACCGCGCTCGCCGATGGCGACTGGATCGATCTGGGCGGGCGCAAACTGCAAGTCCTGCACACGCCGGGCCACTCCATCGGCCACGTCTCGTATTTCGACGAGGCCAATGGCCTGCTGTGCTCCGGCGACACTGCGTACCGCGGCCCGATGTACGCCTGCTTCCGCGGCGGCAGTCCGGCCGCCTTCACCGCCAGCGCGCAGCGGCTCGCCGCGCTGTCCGATCGCGTGCAGTTGATTCTGCCCGGCCACAACGAGACCATTCACGGCGGGGCGTTCCTGCGCGAGCTGGCCGCCGCCGCGCAGAGCGCGCTCGACGGCCGTGCGCCGCTCGACCCGCCCGACGATTTCATCGGCGGACGCGCCGCGCGTTTCGACGCGTTCTCCATCTGGCTCCCCAAGTAGGCAATCCCATGGGCTGGTTCGATATCAAGCCGGTCACCGGCACCGTCACGGCCATCATGGAACCGGGTCACGACGAGGAAGTGATCTCCTACCTCGTCACGGGCGTGGGCGTCGCCATCCTGGTGGACACCGGCATGGGCGTTGGCGACCTGCAGTATGAAGCGCAGCAACTGACGCGGCTGCCGCTCGCGGTCGTCAACACGCACGCGCACTACGACCACCGCGGCGAAAACTTCAAGTTCAGCCAGATCGCCATTCACGCGATCGAAGCGCCGGCGTTGGAACAGGAGTACGGCAACGACAAGCTGCGCGTCAAGGCGACGCCGAGGCGCTTTACCCGCCCGACACCGCGTGGCTTCTCGGCTGCAACATGGACTATCCCGCCCAGCAAAGCGACGCGCATCCTGCACGACGGCGACACCATCGATCTCGGCGATCGCGTGCTCGAGGTGCTGCACACGCCGGGCCATTCGCCGGGGCATATCTGCCTGCTCGACCGCACAGAGCGTTGGCTGATGACCGGCGACCTCTACTATCCCGGCAATCTGTTCGCGCACTTCGAGAACTCGGACATTCACCAGATGCTGGCCAGCGCGCAGCGACTGGCGGCGCTGCAGCCGGCCATCGACAACGTGCTGCCCTCGCACAACCAGACGCCGATGCCGGCGCACGAACTGGGCCGGCTGGCCGACGGGATCCAGCAGATCGTCGACGGCCGGGCGACCTGGGAAGCGCGGCACACCGAATGGGGGCCGGTCAAACGATACCCATTCGGATCGTTCGCGGTCTGGACCCGATAGGGCGCGGCACCCGGCGATTCTCCGTGTATTTTTACGGTGCGCCCGCCATAGCGCGCCGAACCCCATCCCACCAAGAGGAAGAGAAAACTATGCTACTTGTCGGAAGCAGCAACGCCCAGGTCGGATTTGAAGCCGGTATGCAGGTCCTGCGCGACGGCGGAAACGCCATCGACGCCGTCGAAGCAACCATTCGCCTCGTCGAATCGAATCCGGAAGACCACAGCGTCGGCTACAGCGGCTTGCCCAACGTGCTGGGCGAGGTCGAACTCGACGCCAGCATCATGAACGGCCACACGCTGGCCTCCGGCGCCGTCTGCGCCGTGCACAACTACGAGCACGTCATCAGCGTGGCCAAGGAGGTGATGCTGCGGCTGCCGCACGTCATGCTGGCCGGCCCCGGCGCGGAGCGCTTCGCCAAGGAGATCGGTATGAAGAAGCGCAACCTGCTGACGCCGGAATCTGAAGCGATCTACAAGGGCAAGGCCGGGCGCGAGGCCAACCAGCGCTACAACCTGCTGCGCGACCTGGTCAACAAGGCGACCAAGGACCCCCAGATCGCGGCCTCGCTCAAGGACTACCACGACGAGGTGTTCGGCACCGTCAACGTGATCGCCATCGACAAGCACGGCGACATCGCCAGCGGCGTCAGCACCAGCGGCTGGGCGTGGAAATACCCCGGCCGCGTCGGCGACTCGCCGATCATCGGCGCGGGCAACTACGCCGACAACCGCTACGGCGCCTGCGCTTGCACCGGCTACGGCGAGATGGCGATCCGCGGCGCGACGGCGCACTCGGTCGTGCTGTACATGAAGACCGGCAAGTCGCTGGTCGCCGCCGGGCGCGAGGCGATGAAAGACCTGCGCCGCCTGACCGTGCCGTTCCCGCCGGGCATGAACCTGGTGGCGATCGACGCGCAGGGCAAGCACACGGCGATGACCACCGAAACCGACCGCGCCGTGACCTACATCTACCAGACCGAGAAGATGCCGGAGCCGGCCCTCAAGCCGCGCATCGTCATTCCGCTGACCAAGAAGCAACAGAGCGCCGGCTAGGCCGCAAGGAGCAACCTATGGGCATCGCACTGCTTAAGCAACTGGTTGAGGCGCACGGCATCGCGGGGCGCGAAGAGCGCATCCAGCCGATCGTCATCGAGGCGATGAAGCCGCTGGTCGATGAGATCCGTATCGACGCGCTGGGCAACGTCGTCGGGCACAAACGCGGCGACGGCCAGACGCGCGCCGTCATCATGGCGCACATGGACGAGATCGGCTTCCTGGTCAACCATATCGACGACAAAGGCTTCCTGCGCGTGCTGCCGGTCGGCGGTTGGGACCCGCGCACGATGATGGCACAGCGCGTGATCGTGCACGGCCGCAAGGACCTGCCGGGCATGTTCGGCATCCCGAAGCCAATCCACATCTTGACCGACGAGGAGCGCCGCAAGGTGCTTCAGCTCAGCGACTACTACATCGATCTCGGCCTGCCGGTTGAGACGGTCAAGGCGCAGGTGCAGGTCGGCGACTGGGTGACGATGGACCAGGACCTGCTCGAGGTCGGCGACCTGTACTCGTCGAAGACGATGGACGACCGCGTCAGCGTGTACGTCATGCTGGAGGCGCTGCGCGCCGCCCGCTCGACCACCGCCGACATCTACGTTGTCGCCACCACGCAAGAGGAAGTCGGCCTGCGCGGCGCGCAGGTCGCCGCGTTCGGCATCATGCCGACCGTGGGACTCGCGCTCGACATCACGCTGGCGGTCGACACGCCCGGCGTGCCGGAACAGGAACATGTGACCCGGCTCGGCGCGGGCACCGCAATCAAGATCATGGACTCCTCGGCCATCTCCGACGCGAAGCTGGTGGACTTCTTCCGCCAGATGGCCGTCGAGCGCAACATCAAGCACCAGATCGAGATCCTGCCGCGCGGCGGCACCGACGCGGGCGGCATGCAGCGTGCAGGCGCCGGCGTGCCGGTCATCACCGTCTCGATCCCGACCCGCTACGTGCACTCGGTGGTCGAATCGGTACACAAGGGCGACCTGCAGGCCAGCATCGACCTGACGCAGGCGTTCATCGAGGACGCGCACAAGTTCAAGGGCCAGGCGGGCACGGTCAGTATCAAGTAGGTGCAGGCAGGCTAATCTTAGTTCACGGAACACGATGAAACGGGTATCGGTATTCGGTTCGGGGCAAGTGAAAGACGGCGACCCCGATTATGTTGAAGCACACGAGATGGGCCGCCTGCTGGCGGAGTCTGGCTACGCCGTGACCAGCGGCGGCTATTTGGGTGCGATGGAAGCCGTGTCACGCGGCGCCAAAGAAGGCGGCGGCACGACACGCGGGATCACGATGACGATCTTTGACCCGCGCCCGGCCAACCCGTGGGTGGACGAAGAAGAGAAGGTGATCGATTTCTTCATCCGCCTCGAGAAGCTGATTCACGGATCGGACGCCTACGTCGTCCTGCGCGGCGGCATCGGCACGCTGGTGGAACTGTCGCTGGCGTGGAGCCTGCTGCAGACGAACTGCCTGTCGCCGCGCCCGCTGGTCGTCGTCGGCGACGCGTGGGCGGCGCTGTTCGAGTCGTTCCGGCGGCACGCCATCGTGCGCGAGCGCGACTGGCAGCATGTCCAGTTCGTGCAGACGCCCGCCGAGGCGCTGGCGTTGATCGACCGGCACTTCAAAGCACAAGATCAATAGACCGGTACGGCGCTGTCCAGCGGCTACGGGCCGCTGGACGCTTAGCGCATCTCGGCTATGTCCTGTGCAGCGGGGTGTACGCCCCGCTCCGCGCCTGAGGCGCGGGCACAGGATGAAGGCCGAGACGCAGCGCCACCGGCATCATCACGAGGAGCTAAACGCATATGAAACAGACGGCAAAGAAGATCATCCTCGCCTATTCGGGCGGGCTTGACACGTCGGTGATCCTGCATTGGCTGAAAGCCAACCACCCGGGCGCCGAGGTGATCACGGTCACGGCCGACGTCGGCATGGGCAACGAACTCGACGGGCTGGAGGAGAAGGCCAAGAAGACCGGCGCCAGCAAGGCGTACATCCTCGACGTGCGTGAGGAGTTCATCACCGACTACATCTATCCGACGCTGCGCGCCGGCGCCGTCTACGAGCGCAAGTAC harbors:
- a CDS encoding LOG family protein; translated protein: MKRVSVFGSGQVKDGDPDYVEAHEMGRLLAESGYAVTSGGYLGAMEAVSRGAKEGGGTTRGITMTIFDPRPANPWVDEEEKVIDFFIRLEKLIHGSDAYVVLRGGIGTLVELSLAWSLLQTNCLSPRPLVVVGDAWAALFESFRRHAIVRERDWQHVQFVQTPAEALALIDRHFKAQDQ
- a CDS encoding MBL fold metallo-hydrolase; translation: MDWFSITPLGPGLWQIAEPIGRIEPRFGVETVNMHLIAGSERAALIDTGMGVARLRPVVESVCGLPVTVYNTHFHWDHSAGNDEFEQIAIYKDEVKLLARPQDMAGVRAQMATPEVQAILPGDFDSTQYGFRPTEAQTALADGDWIDLGGRKLQVLHTPGHSIGHVSYFDEANGLLCSGDTAYRGPMYACFRGGSPAAFTASAQRLAALSDRVQLILPGHNETIHGGAFLRELAAAAQSALDGRAPLDPPDDFIGGRAARFDAFSIWLPK
- a CDS encoding M42 family metallopeptidase, producing MGIALLKQLVEAHGIAGREERIQPIVIEAMKPLVDEIRIDALGNVVGHKRGDGQTRAVIMAHMDEIGFLVNHIDDKGFLRVLPVGGWDPRTMMAQRVIVHGRKDLPGMFGIPKPIHILTDEERRKVLQLSDYYIDLGLPVETVKAQVQVGDWVTMDQDLLEVGDLYSSKTMDDRVSVYVMLEALRAARSTTADIYVVATTQEEVGLRGAQVAAFGIMPTVGLALDITLAVDTPGVPEQEHVTRLGAGTAIKIMDSSAISDAKLVDFFRQMAVERNIKHQIEILPRGGTDAGGMQRAGAGVPVITVSIPTRYVHSVVESVHKGDLQASIDLTQAFIEDAHKFKGQAGTVSIK
- a CDS encoding MBL fold metallo-hydrolase yields the protein MGWFDIKPVTGTVTAIMEPGHDEEVISYLVTGVGVAILVDTGMGVGDLQYEAQQLTRLPLAVVNTHAHYDHRGENFKFSQIAIHAIEAPALEQEYGNDKLRVKATPRRFTRPTPRGFSAATWTIPPSKATRILHDGDTIDLGDRVLEVLHTPGHSPGHICLLDRTERWLMTGDLYYPGNLFAHFENSDIHQMLASAQRLAALQPAIDNVLPSHNQTPMPAHELGRLADGIQQIVDGRATWEARHTEWGPVKRYPFGSFAVWTR
- a CDS encoding N(4)-(beta-N-acetylglucosaminyl)-L-asparaginase; protein product: MLLVGSSNAQVGFEAGMQVLRDGGNAIDAVEATIRLVESNPEDHSVGYSGLPNVLGEVELDASIMNGHTLASGAVCAVHNYEHVISVAKEVMLRLPHVMLAGPGAERFAKEIGMKKRNLLTPESEAIYKGKAGREANQRYNLLRDLVNKATKDPQIAASLKDYHDEVFGTVNVIAIDKHGDIASGVSTSGWAWKYPGRVGDSPIIGAGNYADNRYGACACTGYGEMAIRGATAHSVVLYMKTGKSLVAAGREAMKDLRRLTVPFPPGMNLVAIDAQGKHTAMTTETDRAVTYIYQTEKMPEPALKPRIVIPLTKKQQSAG